One Plasmodium coatneyi strain Hackeri chromosome 14, complete sequence genomic window carries:
- a CDS encoding Tat-binding protein-like protein produces MATVDMQVQSGNLPEESRKDQKNDPNGVSKSEEEMQSGIKTYYEMKIEEYESIINKKLQNKKRLEAQRNELNTRVRELCDEIQYLLEAASYVGEIVKPMGKNKVLVKINPEGKYVVDIAHSINIAQCTPNTRVALYNDSYKLHKILPSKVDPLVSLMKVEKVPDSTYEMVGGLDQQVKEVKEVIELPVKHPEIFESLGISQPKGVLLYGPPGTGKTLLARAVAHHTECTFIRVSGSELVQKYIGEGSRMVRELFVMAREHAPSIIFMDEIDSIGSQRIEGEHGDSEVQRTMMELLNQLDGFESTQNIKVIMCTNRIDILDEALLRPGRIDRKIEFPNPNVEARMEILKIHSRKMNLMRGIDMLKIATDMNNCSGAEVKAVCTEAGMFALRERRVHVTQEDFEMAVAKVMKQDAEKNFTLRKLWK; encoded by the coding sequence ATGGCAACCGTGGACATGCAAGTGCAATCGGGCAACCTGCCGGAGGAGTCCAGGAAGGACCAGAAGAACGACCCCAACGGGGTAAGCAAAAGCGAGGAGGAAATGCAATCAGGCATCAAAACATATTACGAAATGAAAATTGAGGAATACGAATcgataataaataaaaagttacagaacaaaaaaaggttggAAGCTCAGAGAAATGAGTTGAATACCAGAGTGAGAGAACTGTGTGATGAAATTCAGTACCTCTTAGAAGCTGCGTCTTATGTTGGGGAAATTGTAAAACccatggggaaaaataaagttcTAGTTAAAATAAACCCGGAAGGTAAATACGTAGTGGATATAGCACATAGCATAAACATCGCCCAATGTACTCCCAATACAAGGGTGGCGCTATATAATGACTCCTATAAATTGCATAAGATTCTTCCTAGTAAGGTTGATCCCCTTGTGTCCCTTATGAAAGTGGAGAAGGTACCCGATTCGACGTATGAAATGGTTGGTGGGTTAGATCAAcaagtgaaggaagtgaaggaagtaatcGAGTTACCAGTGAAGCATCCAGAAATATTCGAATCTTTGGGAATTTCACAGCCTAAGGGGGTATTACTATATGGCCCACCAGGTACTGGTAAAACCCTCCTAGCCAGAGCAGTAGCACACCATACAGAATGTACCTTTATAAGGGTGTCCGGTTCGGAACTTGTACAAAAGTACATCGGTGAAGGATCAAGAATGGTGAGAGAACTATTTGTCATGGCGAGGGAACATGCTCCgtccattatttttatggACGAAATTGACTCCATTGGAAGTCAAAGGATAGAAGGAGAGCATGGAGATTCTGAAGTCCAGAGAACCATGATGGAGCTGCTAAATCAGCTAGACGGATTTGAGTCCACACAAAATATTAAAGTCATCATGTGCACTAACAGAATTGATATTCTCGATGAAGCTTTACTAAGACCAGGAAGAATTGACAGAAAAATTGAATTCCCAAATCCTAATGTGGAAGCCCGTatggaaattttaaaaatacacAGTCGGAAAATGAACCTCATGAGAGGAATTGACATGCTGAAAATTGCCACGGATATGAACAACTGTTCCGGCGCGGAGGTGAAAGCTGTGTGCACGGAGGCAGGCATGTTTGCTCTGCGTGAGAGACGAGTCCACGTTACACAGGAGGACTTCGAGATGGCCGTCGCGAAGGTTATGAAGCAGGACGCAGAAAAGAACTTCACCCTGCGGAAGTTGTGGAAGTAG
- a CDS encoding nmda1-like protein — MYNNQNGTAPPPANGGQSYGAVYNHGSSYNYNYGQGKGNNEQKGYYYDAPTRATAANGGLYDEFSLNEFSSTKIRHGFIRKVYSILSLQLLITFGCSALAVLYQPFNTFIVTNYTLFFVLGIILSLPIMITLACVPNVARKYPSNYFLLLLITVGMTLIVTLASARTNSEIFFYAFGTTSVVVVGLTIFAFQTKWDFTGWYVYLFMAFLILMVLGIVGIFVRSKVFNLVFAGISAFLLSISIIVDTQLIIGGKHKKYEFSVDDYIFATLALYMDIINLFLSILSIFSNAE, encoded by the coding sequence ATGTATAACAACCAGAACGGAACGGCACCCCCCCCAGCCAACGGGGGCCAGAGCTACGGAGCTGTGTACAACCACGGATCATCCTACAACTACAATTATGgacaaggaaaaggaaacaatGAACAAAAGGGATACTACTATGACGCCCCCACGAGGGCAACAGCAGCCAACGGAGGACTGTACGACGAATTCTCCCTTAACGAATTCTCCTCCACCAAGATTAGACATGGCTTTATTAGAAAAGTATATTCCATATTATCCCTCCAGCTATTGATCACCTTTGGCTGTTCCGCATTGGCAGTTCTGTACCAACCATTCAACACGTTCATTGTGACGAACTACACTCTCTTCTTCGTCCTAGGTATCATTTTAAGCTTACCTATAATGATAACCTTGGCTTGTGTCCCCAATGTAGCCAGAAAATACCCAAGCAATTATTTCCTGCTTCTTTTAATAACCGTTGGTATGACCCTAATTGTAACCTTAGCAAGTGCCAGAACAAACtcagaaatatttttttatgcctttGGGACAACTTCTGTTGTGGTCGTAGGGTTAACTATCTTTGCTTTTCAGACCAAATGGGATTTCACCGGATGGTACGTTTACCTCTTTATGgcctttttaatattaatgGTGCTAGGCATTGTAGGCATTTTTGTGCGCAGCAAAGTTTTTAACCTAGTCTTTGCAGGAATTAGCGCCTTCCTCTTGTCCATTTCGATCATTGTGGACACGCAACTCATTATTGGGGGAAAACACAAAAAGTATGAATTCTCCGTTGATGACTACATTTTCGCCACGTTGGCCCTCTACATGGATATaattaatttgttcctttccatcctttccattttttccaacgcGGAGTGA